A window of the Juglans microcarpa x Juglans regia isolate MS1-56 chromosome 5D, Jm3101_v1.0, whole genome shotgun sequence genome harbors these coding sequences:
- the LOC121265790 gene encoding protein FAR-RED ELONGATED HYPOCOTYL 3-like, which produces MKFATDHELMAYYMRYVKQQGFGVITQRTQRTKREANGRVKYLTIGYARGGKYQPSHSNISRLHPTIKTDCKAQINAHLVEGSWVVTTVEIAHNHSTFQEKGCRNFIDKARQLRLGKGGGKALTEYFKRMRLQNDSFVYVIDVDEELRLRNVFWADARSKVAYEYFRDMITFDTTYLTNRYSMLFAPFVGVNHHGKEGCISTYDILDEITTDDDNVKSIKYTVYFNDKEVDVKCTCALFEMREIVCRHALNVCQMNKIYALPEKYLLDRWRKDLKRRYILVKSSYNDLRQNADSRMYEFVMKRCVKLATHVSSSDAHVTAFMRHLDEFENQFKGLTLESSSTKVTETVVTDKGKKILSPYVVRGKGRPPTKRKVPPVEKVATKRKKKQVIPFLQVFIT; this is translated from the exons ATGAAGTTTGCCACTGATCATGAGCTTATGGCCTATTACATGAGATATGTCAAGCAACAAGGTTTTGGTGTTATAACACAAAGGACACAAAGGACGAAGAGAGAGGCTAATGGGAGGGTGAAGTATTTGACAATTGGGTATGCACGAGGCGGCAAGTATCAACCTAGTCATAGTAATATCTCGAGGCTACACCCAACTATTAAAACGGATTGTAAGGCACAGATAAATGCTCACTTGGTGGAGGGTAGTTGGGTGGTGACCACTGTTGAGATTGCCCATAATCATAGTACT TTTCAAGAAAAAGGCTGTCGTAATTTTATTGACAAGGCCAGACAATTAAGGCTGGGTAAAGGTGGTGGCAAAGCACTTACTGAGTACTTCAAGAGGATGAGGTTGCAGAATGATAGttttgtttatgtgattgatgTGGATGAGGAGCTAAGGTTGAGAAATGTGTTCTGGGCTGACGCACGTAGTAAAGTAGCGTACGAGTATTTCAGAGATATGATCACTTTCGATACGACATACCTGACAAATAGATACAGTATGCTGTTTGCTCCATTTGTTGGGGTAAATCATCATGG CAAGGAAGGTTGCATTTCCACCTAcgatattttagatgaaattacCACTGATGATGACAATGTCAAGAGCATCAAGTACACAGTTTACTTTAACGATAAGGAGGTTGATGTGAAATGCACCTGTGCGTTGTTTGAGATGAGAGAAATTGTCTGTAGACATGCATTGAACGTTTGTCAGATGAATAAGATTTATGCGCTACCAGAGAAGTACTTATTGGATCGATGGAGAAAGGACTTAAAGAGGAGATACATATTGGTAAAAAGTAGCTACAATGACTTGCGGCAAAATGCGGATTCACGGATGTATGAGTTTGTGATGAAACGATGTGTGAAATTAGCTACCCATGTATCGTCGAGTGATGCCCATGTTACTGCATTCATGCGCCACTTGGACGAGTTTGAGAATCAGTTTAAAGGATTAACACTTGAGTCTAGTTCAACAAAGGTAACAGAGACTGTGGTCACAGACAAgggtaagaaaatattaagcccaTACGTTGTCAGAGGGAAAGGGAGGCCgccaacaaaaagaaaggttCCGCCTGTTGAGAAGGTTGCAACCAAGCGAAAGAAGAAACAGGTAATTCCTTTTCTCCAAGTATTTATTACGTGA